A part of Amycolatopsis camponoti genomic DNA contains:
- a CDS encoding acyl-CoA dehydrogenase family protein has protein sequence MDFAFSARATELQDRLKSFMDTHVLPAEPVYDRQLAEADDPHALPPVMVELKEKARAEGLWNLFLSHGGWGAGLTNLEYAPLAELMGRSIIGNEVFNCSAPDTGNMELLSLFGTAEQQEQWLKPLLDARIRSCFAMTEPDVASSDARNIRTRITRDGDHYVVDGRKWYTSGILDPDCALIILMGVSDPSAPTYRQQSMVLIPRDAPGVTVLRDLPMFGYTDRLGHGEVLFENVRVPAANLLGGEGEGFALAQGRLGPGRMHYAMRAVGFAERALQLLCERTLSRVAFGGPLADQGVVREWIARSRIEIEQLRLLVLKSAWLMDTVGNAAARLEVAAIKVAALDVAHRVVDRAVQAHGAAGVSDDTVLARLFSITRALKIADGPDEVHLRTVARQELARYKEKAQ, from the coding sequence ATGGATTTCGCGTTTTCGGCCCGCGCCACCGAACTGCAGGACCGCCTGAAGTCCTTTATGGACACGCACGTCCTCCCGGCCGAGCCGGTGTACGACCGGCAGCTCGCCGAGGCGGACGACCCCCACGCGCTGCCACCGGTCATGGTGGAACTCAAGGAGAAGGCCCGCGCCGAAGGACTGTGGAATCTCTTCCTCTCCCACGGCGGCTGGGGCGCCGGGCTGACCAACCTCGAGTACGCCCCGCTGGCCGAGCTGATGGGCCGCTCGATCATCGGCAACGAGGTGTTCAACTGCTCCGCCCCGGACACCGGAAACATGGAGCTGCTGTCCCTCTTCGGCACCGCCGAGCAGCAGGAACAGTGGCTGAAACCGTTGCTGGACGCCCGGATCCGGTCGTGCTTCGCGATGACCGAGCCCGACGTCGCCAGCTCCGACGCACGCAACATCCGCACCCGCATCACCCGCGACGGCGACCACTACGTCGTCGACGGCCGCAAGTGGTACACCTCCGGCATCCTCGATCCCGACTGCGCGCTCATCATCCTGATGGGCGTCAGCGACCCCTCCGCGCCGACCTACCGGCAGCAGAGCATGGTGCTGATCCCGCGCGACGCTCCCGGCGTCACCGTGCTGCGCGACCTGCCGATGTTCGGCTACACCGACCGCCTCGGCCACGGTGAGGTGCTGTTCGAGAACGTCCGCGTACCCGCGGCGAACCTGCTCGGCGGCGAGGGCGAGGGATTCGCGCTCGCCCAGGGGCGGCTCGGCCCCGGCCGGATGCACTACGCGATGCGCGCGGTCGGATTCGCCGAACGCGCGTTGCAGCTTTTGTGCGAGCGGACGCTCTCGCGCGTCGCGTTCGGCGGGCCGCTCGCCGACCAGGGCGTCGTGCGGGAGTGGATCGCGCGCAGCCGGATCGAAATCGAACAGCTGCGGCTGCTCGTGCTCAAGTCGGCCTGGCTGATGGACACCGTCGGCAACGCCGCCGCCCGGCTGGAAGTCGCCGCGATCAAGGTCGCCGCGCTCGACGTCGCGCACCGCGTCGTCGACCGGGCGGTGCAGGCCCACGGCGCGGCGGGGGTCAGCGACGACACCGTGCTGGCCCGGCTGTTCTCGATCACCCGCGCGCTGAAGATCGCCGACGGCCCCGACGAGGTCCACCTGCGCACGGTCGCGCGGCAGGAACTGGCCCGGTACAAGGAGAAGGCGCAATGA
- a CDS encoding phosphotransferase family protein, giving the protein MSLADQVRERLGGEPVVLPGGHSGLTYTVEDKYVVKAVPPGQKPVGRNDVLRQARVLGALAGSAVPVPRVIVADETWFAMEFAAGEAIEPVLDEHTLAPELARTRMLEAARLLRLLHDAGPVPGEPPATAAGELERWSRTMHAVPAELRPGAEDLLRLLAENVPDDLPPVLVHGDFRLGNVLFAGDRATAVVDWEIWSTGDPRTDLGWFLLFADHRNFPALGTPVPGLPSEAELLDVYGEPLPDMAWFRALGRMKMAAIMGHNLRRHREGKHHDPDQERLPPTIAAMIRSAADILRS; this is encoded by the coding sequence GTGAGCCTGGCCGATCAGGTCCGCGAACGCCTCGGCGGTGAGCCGGTGGTCCTGCCGGGCGGGCACTCCGGGCTGACGTACACGGTCGAGGACAAGTACGTCGTCAAAGCGGTGCCGCCGGGGCAGAAACCGGTGGGCCGCAACGACGTCCTGCGCCAGGCGCGGGTGCTTGGTGCTCTCGCGGGCTCGGCCGTGCCGGTGCCGCGCGTGATCGTCGCGGACGAGACGTGGTTCGCCATGGAGTTCGCCGCCGGCGAGGCGATCGAGCCGGTCCTCGACGAGCACACCCTCGCCCCGGAGCTGGCCCGCACCCGGATGCTCGAGGCGGCCCGTCTCCTGCGGCTGCTGCACGACGCCGGACCGGTGCCCGGCGAGCCACCCGCCACCGCCGCGGGTGAGCTGGAACGCTGGAGCCGCACCATGCACGCCGTCCCGGCCGAACTCCGGCCGGGCGCCGAGGACCTCCTGCGGCTGCTCGCCGAGAACGTGCCGGACGACCTGCCACCCGTGCTGGTGCACGGCGACTTCCGGCTCGGGAACGTGCTGTTCGCCGGAGACCGCGCCACCGCCGTCGTGGACTGGGAAATCTGGAGCACCGGCGATCCCCGCACCGACCTCGGCTGGTTCCTGCTCTTCGCCGACCACCGCAACTTCCCGGCTTTGGGCACCCCGGTGCCGGGCCTGCCGAGCGAGGCCGAACTCCTCGACGTCTACGGCGAGCCCCTGCCGGACATGGCGTGGTTCCGGGCGCTCGGGCGGATGAAGATGGCCGCGATCATGGGCCACAACCTGCGCCGCCATCGCGAAGGCAAGCACCACGACCCGGACCAGGAGCGGCTGCCGCCGACCATCGCCGCGATGATCCGGTCCGCCGCGGACATTCTGAGGAGCTGA
- a CDS encoding acyl-CoA dehydrogenase family protein — protein sequence MTGPAEFRAEARAWLSTVADPRTSATWGTGDDSVAVFENWTEDEERAHTARGQDWERTRFDAGWGALGRAPESGGRGLPAFYEQLYRAEEAAFDVPRRSEIFPVTQHLVAPAIEIWGTEAQKQRWLRPMLRTDELACQLFSETEAGSDLAAVRTKAVRRGDEWVLDGHKVWTSGARVATWGVAVCRTDPEAPKHAGITVFLVRMDAPGVTVRPIRQMTGGASFNEVYLDGVVVPDTDRLGPVGQGWKVTLSVLAAERLDSGSLGLDNADRAIELARHSPLSDVERQQTADLFVRTLVQRLIGLRVTAALAAGREPGAEASVGKLYATETMRRTSDLVVQLLGPRLVADTGEWGTFAWTEHLLGAPGYSIAGGSDEIQRTILAERVLGLPKEPSR from the coding sequence ATGACCGGGCCGGCGGAGTTCCGTGCCGAAGCGCGCGCCTGGCTGTCCACTGTGGCCGATCCGCGGACCTCGGCGACCTGGGGGACGGGCGACGACTCGGTGGCGGTGTTCGAGAACTGGACCGAAGACGAGGAACGCGCGCACACCGCACGCGGCCAGGACTGGGAACGCACCCGGTTCGACGCGGGCTGGGGCGCGCTGGGCCGCGCGCCGGAGTCCGGCGGTCGCGGGCTGCCCGCGTTCTACGAACAGCTCTACCGGGCCGAGGAAGCCGCGTTCGACGTCCCGCGCCGCAGCGAGATCTTCCCGGTCACCCAGCACCTCGTCGCCCCCGCGATCGAGATCTGGGGCACCGAAGCGCAGAAACAGCGCTGGCTGCGGCCGATGCTGCGGACCGACGAACTGGCCTGCCAGCTGTTCTCGGAAACCGAGGCCGGGTCCGACCTGGCCGCCGTCCGGACGAAAGCGGTCCGCCGCGGCGACGAGTGGGTGCTCGACGGCCACAAGGTGTGGACGTCCGGGGCCCGCGTCGCGACGTGGGGTGTCGCGGTGTGCCGCACCGACCCCGAGGCACCCAAGCACGCCGGGATCACGGTGTTCCTGGTGCGCATGGACGCGCCGGGGGTCACCGTGCGGCCGATCCGGCAGATGACCGGCGGCGCGAGCTTCAACGAGGTCTACCTCGACGGCGTCGTCGTGCCGGACACCGACCGCCTCGGCCCGGTCGGCCAGGGCTGGAAGGTGACGCTCAGCGTGCTGGCCGCCGAGCGCCTGGATTCGGGCTCGCTCGGCCTGGACAACGCCGACCGCGCGATCGAGCTGGCCCGGCACAGTCCCCTGTCCGACGTCGAGCGGCAGCAGACCGCCGACCTGTTCGTGCGCACGCTCGTCCAGCGGCTCATCGGCCTGCGCGTCACCGCGGCGCTGGCCGCGGGGCGGGAGCCCGGGGCGGAGGCCTCGGTCGGGAAGCTCTACGCCACCGAGACGATGCGGCGGACCAGCGACCTCGTCGTGCAGCTGCTCGGGCCGCGGCTGGTCGCGGACACCGGCGAGTGGGGCACCTTCGCCTGGACCGAGCACCTGCTCGGCGCGCCCGGCTACAGCATCGCCGGCGGGTCGGACGAGATCCAGCGGACCATCCTCGCCGAGCGCGTGCTCGGCCTGCCGAAGGAGCCGTCCCGGTGA
- a CDS encoding thiolase family protein, with product MTDDVLICGAARTPFGRSGRSGREHAVAAATAALADAGIPWSRVGAAFGGSDAAGLADTLVADLGLTGIPFVNVKNGCATGGSALVSAVNAIRGGMADVVLAVGFDKHPRGAFDPRPEDWGLDDAYGRDGLMVTTQFFGMKIRRYAHDFGITPRTLALVAEKAYRNGSLTPEAWRRQEISADEVLASGLVNDPLTRFMFCSPGEGAAALVLCSPSVPTRDAVTLRSAVVRTRRRGSFEVFSPSIDAGEPTSVSRDAATAAFEGAGLGPSEVDVAQLQDTESGAEVMHLAECGFCEDGEQEKLIASGATEIGGTLPVNTDGGCIANGEPIGASGLRQVYEVVQQLRGRAGARQVPGGPRIGFTHVYGAPGVSACTVLAR from the coding sequence GTGACCGACGACGTCCTGATCTGCGGCGCCGCCCGCACCCCGTTCGGGCGCTCCGGGCGGTCCGGCCGGGAGCACGCCGTCGCCGCCGCGACGGCCGCGCTGGCCGACGCGGGGATCCCGTGGTCCCGGGTCGGCGCCGCGTTCGGCGGCAGCGACGCCGCCGGGCTCGCCGACACCCTGGTCGCCGACCTCGGACTGACCGGGATTCCGTTCGTCAACGTCAAGAACGGCTGCGCCACCGGCGGCAGCGCGCTCGTCTCGGCGGTCAACGCGATCCGCGGCGGGATGGCCGACGTCGTCCTCGCGGTCGGCTTCGACAAGCACCCGCGGGGCGCGTTCGACCCGCGGCCGGAGGACTGGGGCCTCGACGACGCCTACGGGCGTGACGGCCTCATGGTGACCACGCAGTTCTTCGGCATGAAGATCCGGCGGTACGCGCACGACTTCGGCATCACGCCGCGGACGCTGGCGCTGGTGGCGGAGAAGGCGTACCGCAACGGCAGCCTGACCCCGGAAGCCTGGCGCCGCCAGGAGATCAGCGCCGACGAGGTCCTCGCCTCGGGCCTGGTCAACGACCCGCTGACCCGCTTCATGTTCTGTTCTCCGGGGGAGGGCGCGGCGGCGCTGGTCCTGTGCTCTCCTTCGGTCCCCACCCGCGACGCGGTCACGCTGCGGTCGGCGGTCGTGCGGACCCGCCGGCGTGGCTCGTTCGAGGTGTTCAGCCCGTCGATCGACGCGGGTGAGCCCACCAGCGTCAGCCGGGACGCGGCCACGGCGGCGTTCGAGGGGGCCGGCCTCGGACCGTCCGAAGTGGACGTCGCCCAGCTGCAGGACACCGAAAGCGGCGCCGAGGTCATGCACCTCGCCGAATGCGGGTTCTGCGAGGACGGCGAGCAGGAGAAGCTGATCGCCTCCGGGGCGACGGAGATCGGCGGGACGCTGCCGGTCAACACCGACGGCGGCTGCATCGCCAACGGCGAGCCGATCGGGGCGTCCGGGCTGCGGCAGGTCTACGAGGTCGTCCAGCAGCTGCGCGGCCGGGCCGGCGCGCGGCAGGTGCCGGGCGGGCCGCGGATCGGGTTCACCCACGTCTACGGCGCTCCCGGGGTCAGCGCGTGCACGGTGCTGGCCCGATGA
- a CDS encoding SDR family oxidoreductase, protein MKVLDGQVAVITGGSRGIGLGIAKAFRAAGAHIVIAARKADGLRDARAELLRGEGTGDVLDVVANAGEPEQAERCVADTMVHFGRVDVLVNNAATNPYMGDLLELDLPRAEKTVRVNQYGMIAWSRAAWHAWMSEHGGTIVNIASVGGLIVDPQIGYYNATKAAMLLMTRQLAYELGPKVRVNAIAPGVIKTELARAVWEAREPVLTAKLPLRRLGTTEDVGNAALFLASEASSWMTGQALVLDGGATALPIAVDA, encoded by the coding sequence ATGAAGGTTCTCGACGGACAGGTCGCCGTGATCACCGGCGGTTCGCGAGGCATCGGCCTCGGCATCGCGAAGGCGTTCCGCGCCGCCGGGGCACACATCGTCATCGCGGCGCGCAAGGCCGACGGGCTCCGGGATGCCCGCGCGGAGCTGCTCCGCGGCGAAGGCACCGGGGACGTCCTGGACGTCGTCGCCAACGCCGGCGAACCCGAGCAGGCCGAGCGCTGCGTCGCCGACACGATGGTCCACTTCGGACGCGTCGACGTCCTGGTGAACAACGCGGCGACCAACCCGTACATGGGTGACCTGCTCGAGCTGGACCTGCCGCGCGCCGAGAAGACCGTTCGGGTCAACCAGTACGGCATGATCGCCTGGAGCCGCGCGGCCTGGCACGCCTGGATGAGCGAGCACGGCGGCACGATCGTCAACATCGCTTCGGTGGGCGGGCTGATCGTCGACCCGCAGATCGGCTACTACAACGCCACCAAGGCCGCGATGCTGCTGATGACCCGGCAGCTCGCCTACGAACTAGGCCCGAAGGTCCGCGTCAACGCGATCGCCCCCGGCGTGATCAAGACCGAGCTGGCCCGCGCCGTGTGGGAGGCGCGCGAGCCGGTCCTCACCGCCAAGCTGCCGCTGCGCCGGCTCGGCACCACCGAGGACGTCGGCAACGCGGCGCTGTTCCTCGCGAGCGAGGCGTCGTCGTGGATGACCGGGCAGGCCCTGGTCCTGGACGGCGGCGCGACCGCCCTCCCGATCGCCGTGGACGCCTGA